One window from the genome of Phycisphaerales bacterium encodes:
- a CDS encoding response regulator transcription factor, with translation MSAAHKIGIVVVDDHEIAREGIRSRIEVEPDLTVLAELPSADDLIQVCEKHHPQLVLMDIDMPGADPFTMIADLRRLFPDIRIVMLSAYMRDGYMDAAVQSGAWGYLSKNDPFDVILKGVRRVLQGDLAFPPEVLERFEFSGGNIRRRTTESTTPISTLTPRELEVMRLIAKGLSTKEIAGVLHRSPKTIDAHRTSLMRKLDIDDRVELTRYAIREGIVEP, from the coding sequence ATGAGCGCAGCGCACAAGATCGGCATTGTTGTTGTTGATGATCATGAGATTGCCCGCGAGGGAATCAGGTCGCGCATCGAGGTCGAGCCCGATCTCACCGTGCTGGCCGAGTTGCCCTCGGCCGACGATCTCATCCAGGTGTGCGAGAAGCACCACCCGCAACTGGTCCTCATGGACATCGACATGCCCGGCGCCGATCCGTTCACGATGATCGCCGACCTGCGGCGTCTGTTCCCCGATATCCGCATCGTCATGCTGTCGGCTTACATGCGCGACGGATACATGGATGCCGCGGTGCAGTCCGGCGCGTGGGGCTATCTCTCCAAGAACGATCCGTTCGACGTGATACTCAAGGGCGTACGCCGCGTGCTGCAGGGCGATCTGGCGTTTCCGCCCGAGGTGCTCGAGCGGTTTGAATTCAGCGGCGGCAACATTCGGCGGCGCACGACCGAGTCGACCACGCCCATCAGCACTCTCACGCCGCGCGAACTCGAAGTCATGCGCCTCATCGCCAAGGGCCTGAGCACCAAGGAGATCGCCGGCGTGCTGCATCGCAGCCCCAAGACGATCGACGCCCATCGCACGAGCCTGATGCGCAAACTCGACATTGATGACCGCGTCGAACTGACGCGTTACGCCATCCGCGAAGGCATCGTCGAGCCGTAG
- a CDS encoding VCBS repeat-containing protein, with the protein MADRCALRLIAPSSPTLAWLAAGTASFGGGAAAQVIEFDEPAFYPLSEIQHVVVSADLNEDSGIDVVVATLEALQVYINDGGGTLTLAISIPAVPTAVQLLAVDMDGDHDVDLVWRDESFSEMVVWYNDGSGQSGETIAVPTQAQGAVDMAAADVSDDGLVDLVLAVDPPVVTALVNQGDRTFVRHDLYWHIPSHEEPMRLV; encoded by the coding sequence ATGGCAGACAGGTGCGCACTGCGTCTTATCGCCCCGTCCAGCCCCACGCTGGCCTGGCTTGCCGCCGGGACGGCTTCGTTCGGCGGGGGCGCCGCGGCGCAAGTCATCGAGTTTGACGAACCGGCTTTCTACCCGCTTTCCGAAATCCAGCACGTGGTCGTGAGTGCTGATCTCAATGAAGACTCAGGCATCGACGTTGTAGTCGCGACGCTCGAAGCGCTTCAGGTGTATATCAACGATGGCGGAGGGACACTGACGTTGGCAATCAGCATTCCGGCTGTGCCGACGGCTGTGCAGTTGCTGGCCGTCGACATGGACGGTGATCACGACGTGGACCTCGTGTGGCGGGACGAATCTTTCTCAGAAATGGTGGTGTGGTACAACGATGGCAGCGGCCAGAGTGGTGAGACGATCGCTGTGCCAACCCAGGCGCAGGGTGCGGTGGACATGGCCGCCGCCGACGTATCAGATGACGGCCTCGTTGATCTGGTGCTAGCGGTCGATCCACCAGTGGTTACAGCGCTTGTCAATCAAGGCGATCGGACGTTCGTGCGCCATGACCTGTACTGGCACATCCCCAGCCACGAGGAGCCGATGCGTCTGGTGTGA
- a CDS encoding VCBS repeat-containing protein, giving the protein MAIGADQAEWFSSGETEVLLVSNEDGALLTFVDAHVIARADECAVTIADLNTDGRLEILLARYPGWEAGIIPLLNEGAWAFTELDAIRTDEFGPAFSSSDLNGDGQIDLIHAGERALATAMNITSLPGPFFDHTPLRRGEPAEFVVIGGVPGETAHFLYSLGAPEPSRGVRTLGGITLDLADPITRFGAATVQPDGRAALRRTIPANAPLRTVTTQAVIRRGPGGADSVKTPFRTARIGP; this is encoded by the coding sequence ATGGCGATAGGCGCGGATCAGGCTGAGTGGTTCTCAAGCGGCGAAACCGAGGTCCTGTTGGTCAGCAACGAAGATGGAGCACTGCTTACCTTCGTGGATGCGCACGTCATCGCGCGCGCGGATGAGTGCGCCGTCACGATCGCTGACCTGAATACGGATGGCCGGCTGGAGATCCTTCTCGCCCGGTATCCGGGTTGGGAAGCGGGCATCATCCCGCTGCTCAATGAAGGGGCCTGGGCTTTTACGGAACTCGACGCGATACGGACGGATGAGTTTGGCCCGGCATTCAGCTCGTCGGACCTCAACGGAGATGGGCAGATCGACCTGATTCACGCCGGCGAACGCGCCTTGGCGACCGCGATGAACATCACCAGTCTGCCAGGTCCGTTCTTTGATCACACGCCTCTCCGGCGGGGAGAGCCGGCTGAGTTCGTCGTTATCGGCGGCGTCCCGGGCGAGACGGCGCACTTTCTCTACAGCCTCGGCGCGCCGGAACCTTCCCGCGGCGTTCGCACACTTGGCGGCATCACGCTCGACCTTGCGGATCCGATCACGAGGTTCGGCGCGGCGACCGTTCAGCCGGACGGGCGCGCGGCGCTCCGTCGCACCATTCCCGCAAATGCTCCGCTGCGCACAGTCACGACCCAGGCCGTCATCCGCCGCGGCCCGGGCGGGGCGGATTCGGTCAAGACGCCGTTTCGAACGGCGCGGATTGGGCCGTGA
- a CDS encoding VCBS repeat-containing protein, whose product MTQLATGSTPNTKRVGRLAVFGLGSTAVGASGVAQTIRFAEPVIYNDTGRCTYVASADFDSDADSDVVVSSLTAQHIYFNDGVGGLSPMTEIPLEGDNFYLLVTDFDGDQHADVGWFSRHPSLGSQFSVWYNDGDGLSGTVVQTLLPDFFVNIEPAIGDFDADGFDDVAFVREERTISVLLNGRDRAFSLQDVFRYGLREYEVKALAAGDFDDDGDADVAATYQDIYTYRNKEVRGTDVLLLLNDGRAPFRLASSTPLDWNALDIVAADVAAGDLEGDGDLDVVVAGYPGNGPGTNEFILMRNQSGHALEIASVYPASDGRQNTTLADINTDGRLDLVFVVSNVNGVYVARNDGGFSLTGMSPFYSGGGARSVAVTDLSGDGQIDLLHIGSGLSALVNTTRLRGPVLGVGPLRRGRQARFIVEHAAPGERVEFIYSLEGYGPSTGYRYLGGLSLDLASPTVLLSRTLADSNGRAVVRKQISPSAPPIPVTFQAAIRRGTAGQESVKTPFVTRLVQD is encoded by the coding sequence GTGACGCAGTTGGCGACCGGATCGACACCAAACACCAAGAGAGTCGGTCGGCTGGCGGTCTTCGGACTCGGCTCAACTGCGGTGGGCGCGTCAGGCGTGGCGCAAACCATCCGGTTTGCGGAACCGGTGATCTATAACGACACGGGCAGGTGCACTTACGTCGCATCGGCGGACTTTGATTCAGATGCGGACAGCGATGTCGTCGTCTCATCACTGACGGCGCAGCACATCTACTTCAACGATGGAGTGGGTGGCTTGTCGCCCATGACGGAAATTCCCCTTGAGGGGGACAACTTCTATTTGCTCGTCACAGACTTTGACGGTGATCAGCACGCTGACGTCGGCTGGTTCAGTCGGCATCCCAGTCTGGGTTCGCAATTCTCAGTCTGGTACAACGATGGTGATGGCCTTTCGGGGACAGTCGTCCAGACTCTGCTGCCAGACTTCTTCGTGAACATCGAGCCCGCCATCGGCGACTTTGACGCCGACGGATTCGATGACGTCGCGTTCGTTCGTGAGGAGCGGACGATCAGCGTCCTTCTCAACGGCAGAGACCGGGCGTTTTCTCTTCAGGATGTCTTCCGATATGGCTTGAGGGAATACGAAGTTAAGGCGCTCGCGGCTGGTGACTTCGACGACGATGGCGATGCGGACGTGGCGGCGACGTACCAGGACATCTACACCTACAGAAACAAGGAGGTGCGGGGAACGGACGTTCTGTTGCTGCTCAATGACGGGCGCGCTCCATTCCGACTCGCTTCGTCGACCCCGCTCGATTGGAACGCGCTGGACATCGTCGCGGCGGATGTGGCTGCGGGCGATCTTGAAGGCGATGGAGATCTCGACGTGGTGGTGGCGGGGTACCCAGGGAATGGACCGGGAACGAACGAGTTCATCCTCATGCGGAACCAGAGTGGTCACGCGTTGGAAATTGCCTCCGTGTATCCTGCAAGCGATGGCCGCCAGAACACCACACTGGCTGATATCAATACGGACGGCCGACTCGATCTTGTCTTCGTGGTGAGCAATGTGAACGGCGTGTACGTGGCCCGCAATGACGGCGGCTTCTCGCTGACGGGCATGAGCCCGTTCTACAGCGGAGGAGGTGCGCGGAGTGTGGCAGTCACCGATCTGTCCGGTGATGGACAAATCGATCTGTTGCACATCGGTTCCGGTCTATCCGCTCTGGTGAATACGACGAGACTGCGCGGGCCAGTTCTAGGCGTCGGACCGCTGAGGCGCGGCCGGCAGGCCAGGTTCATTGTGGAGCATGCAGCGCCCGGCGAAAGAGTCGAGTTCATCTATAGTCTCGAAGGGTACGGACCAAGCACCGGCTATCGGTACCTTGGAGGCTTGTCGCTTGACTTGGCAAGCCCGACGGTGCTCTTGTCCAGGACCCTCGCGGACTCGAATGGACGTGCGGTCGTCAGAAAGCAGATATCGCCGAGTGCACCGCCAATCCCCGTTACGTTTCAGGCGGCCATTCGTAGAGGGACGGCGGGGCAGGAGTCCGTCAAGACGCCGTTTGTCACGCGGCTGGTACAGGATTAG